A portion of the Micromonospora vinacea genome contains these proteins:
- a CDS encoding Fpg/Nei family DNA glycosylase, whose product MPEGDTVWNTARVLHRALAGARITSSDFRVPQLATTDLAGWTVRESASRGKHLLLRLDAPTAEHWTLHSHLRMDGAWRAYAPGERWSGRPAHLIRVVLRSPGAVAVGYHLHDLTLVPTAEEDQLVGHLGPDLLGSDWDPAEAVRRLADHPEQTIGEALLDQRNLAGVGNLYKCEVLFLRGVSPWTPVGGVPDLPGLVALAQRLLAANRGRWTQSSTGSLHRGQTSYVYGRRAQPCRRCGTAIRKEELGERVTYWCPVCQPERPGPPSSG is encoded by the coding sequence GTGCCCGAAGGCGACACCGTCTGGAACACCGCGCGCGTGCTGCACCGCGCGCTGGCCGGCGCGCGGATCACCAGCAGTGACTTCCGGGTGCCACAGCTGGCGACCACGGACCTCGCTGGCTGGACCGTCCGCGAGTCGGCCAGCCGGGGCAAGCACCTGCTGCTGCGGCTCGACGCCCCGACCGCGGAGCACTGGACCCTCCACTCCCACCTGCGGATGGACGGCGCCTGGCGGGCGTACGCCCCGGGGGAACGCTGGAGCGGCCGGCCCGCGCACCTGATCCGGGTGGTGCTGCGCAGCCCCGGCGCGGTCGCGGTCGGCTACCACCTGCACGACCTGACCCTGGTGCCGACCGCCGAGGAGGACCAACTGGTCGGCCACCTCGGCCCCGACCTGCTCGGCTCGGACTGGGACCCGGCCGAGGCGGTCCGTCGGCTCGCCGACCACCCGGAGCAGACCATCGGCGAGGCGCTGCTCGACCAACGCAACCTGGCCGGTGTGGGCAACCTCTACAAGTGCGAGGTGCTGTTCCTGCGCGGCGTGTCACCGTGGACCCCGGTCGGCGGGGTGCCCGACCTGCCGGGCCTGGTGGCCCTCGCACAGCGTCTGCTCGCCGCCAACCGGGGTCGGTGGACGCAGAGCAGCACCGGCTCGCTGCACCGGGGGCAGACCAGCTACGTGTACGGCCGCCGCGCCCAGCCCTGCCGCCGCTGCGGCACCGCCATCCGCAAGGAGGAGCTGGGTGAACGGGTCACCTACTGGTGCCCGGTCTGCCAGCCCGAGCGTCCGGGTCCGCCGTCATCCGGCTGA
- a CDS encoding CPCC family cysteine-rich protein has protein sequence MGEHVVPVGCPCCASRTGGGTCPVCFWTDDGQTDADADAVRGGPNGDLSLTHARLNYAVYGASHPRYQDMVRTARPDERP, from the coding sequence GTGGGTGAGCATGTGGTTCCTGTGGGCTGTCCCTGCTGTGCATCCCGGACCGGCGGGGGGACCTGCCCCGTCTGTTTCTGGACCGACGACGGCCAGACCGACGCTGACGCCGACGCCGTCCGGGGCGGCCCCAACGGCGACCTGAGCCTCACCCACGCCCGCCTCAACTACGCCGTCTACGGTGCCAGCCACCCGCGCTACCAGGACATGGTGCGCACGGCTCGCCCCGACGAGCGCCCCTGA
- a CDS encoding SAM hydrolase/SAM-dependent halogenase family protein has protein sequence MSAVPWISLTTDYGLTDGFVAACHGVIARIAPAARVIDVTHLVPPADVRRGAAVLAQTVPYLPVGVHVTRDAEGFTAEVLTVDHFGNVQLAAPAELLDPLPADLRVGPPGPTPALAAVHGRTFGDAPAGGLVAYVDSAGLVAVAVNGGRAADLLAASPGDLLRVSG, from the coding sequence ATGTCCGCCGTGCCCTGGATCTCGCTGACCACCGACTACGGCCTCACCGACGGCTTCGTGGCCGCCTGTCACGGGGTGATCGCCCGGATCGCACCGGCCGCCCGGGTGATCGACGTGACACACCTGGTGCCGCCGGCGGATGTCCGGCGGGGGGCCGCAGTGCTGGCGCAGACCGTGCCGTACCTGCCGGTGGGAGTGCACGTGACCCGGGACGCCGAGGGCTTCACCGCCGAGGTGCTGACAGTGGACCACTTCGGCAACGTCCAACTGGCCGCACCGGCCGAGTTGCTCGATCCGCTGCCGGCCGACCTTCGGGTGGGTCCGCCCGGACCGACACCGGCCCTCGCGGCGGTGCACGGGCGGACCTTCGGCGACGCCCCGGCCGGTGGCCTGGTGGCGTACGTCGACTCGGCCGGTCTGGTCGCTGTCGCTGTCAACGGCGGGCGGGCCGCGGACCTCCTCGCGGCGTCCCCGGGGGACCTCCTGCGGGTATCGGGCTGA
- a CDS encoding ATP-dependent helicase, which produces MTGADADAGAVLAGFGPATRAWFDNAFAAPTAAQTGAWRSVAAGRNALVVAPTGSGKTLAAFLWSLDRLAREPAPAEARQRCRVLYVSPLKALAVDVERNLRAPLAGIRQAATRLGVAPPDITVGMRTGDTPADERRAFARTPPDILITTPESLFLLLTSAARDSLRGIQTVIVDEVHAVAGSKRGAHLALSLERLDELLPAPAQRIGLSATVRPIDACAQFLGGARPVDVVQPATPKTIEVSVQVPVEDMTRLDEQEQPPEDDLGGPGPRRASIWPAVEERVFTLIGQHRSTIVFTNSRRSAERLCARLNELAAEAVAASASDEEAIGVPEGLPAGDDPAGDGDPASGAQRWGGPAGPVRNRPPAEVMAQSGAATGAAPVIARAHHGSVSREERKHIEEALKSGQLPAVVATSSLELGIDMGAVDLVVQIEAPPSVAAGLQRVGRAGHQVGAVSRGVVFPKHRGDLLSCAVVAERMTDGAIEELHYPRNPLDVLAQQIVAMVALEPWALGDLAVLVRRAAPFAELPDSALHAVLDMLSGRYPSTAFAELRPRLVWDRATDVLTGRPGAQRLAVTSGGTIPDRGLFGVFLAGAERAARVGELDEEMVYESRVGDVFLLGSSSWRIEEITPDRVLVSPAPGQAARMPFWKGDQLGRPVELGRAIGARVRTLLRQTDEAALAALRDGGLDDWAAGNLMAYLREQREATRSLPDDRTVVVERFRDELGDWRLAVHSVLGARVNGPWALAVGRRLAERYGVDAQVMPSDDGIVVRLPDTADEPPGADVVVFEPDEITQLVEESVGTSALFAARFRECAARSLLLPRRDPRRRQPLWQQRQRAAQLLDVAREYADFPVTLEAARECLQDVFDQPALAGLMRDLATRKVRLVEVETSAPSPFARSLLFGYVGAFLYEGDAPLAERRAAALALDSTLLGELLGRVDLRELLDPAVLSETDRQLRWLTEQRRPRDAEDVVELLRVLGDLSDAELTERGVPETWLGELEATRRVLRVRIAGEQRWVGVEDAARLRDALGVALPMGVAEAYLAPVADPLGDLVARYARTHGPFAAASCAARFGLGVFVVEQALRRLGATGRVVSGEFTPDSAGAQWCDAEVLRMLRRRSLAALRREIEPVPPRALATFLPRWQQVGSSARGVEALAATVEQLQGAAVPASALERLVLPARVADYSPAQLDELCASGEVLWAGSGAISGGDGWVTLAYADAAPLLLPPPDEALTRTPLHDAVLDALGDGQALFFRPLADRVGSTDDAALTGVIWDLVWAGHLSNDTLAPLRAVLGAGGAHRSRPSAPRTRYRRPGRVALPTRGGPPTVAGRWSRLPERDLDPTRRAAALADLLLERHGVVTRGAVMAEQVVGGFSAVYPVLSALEERGAARRGYFVEGLGAAQFAVPGAVDRLRALAEPSDGSRGRGAAATVLAATDPANPYGAALPWPERVVDSGDGATPATGHRAGRKAGALVVQVGGDLVLYVERGGRTLLSFSDDTDTLAAAGKALADAVHSGALGAMSVERADGEAVHSSPLRDALTTAGFRATPRGLRLRG; this is translated from the coding sequence GTGACCGGGGCAGACGCAGACGCCGGCGCGGTGCTCGCCGGGTTCGGCCCGGCCACCCGCGCCTGGTTCGACAACGCCTTCGCCGCCCCGACCGCCGCGCAGACCGGCGCCTGGCGGTCCGTCGCCGCCGGTCGCAACGCCCTCGTGGTGGCGCCCACCGGCTCGGGCAAGACGCTCGCGGCCTTCCTCTGGTCACTGGACCGACTCGCCCGCGAGCCGGCGCCGGCCGAGGCCCGCCAGCGGTGCCGGGTGCTCTACGTCAGCCCCCTCAAGGCCCTCGCCGTCGACGTGGAACGCAACCTGCGCGCTCCGCTGGCCGGCATCAGGCAGGCGGCCACCCGGCTGGGCGTCGCGCCGCCGGACATCACCGTCGGGATGCGCACCGGCGACACCCCCGCCGACGAGCGACGAGCCTTCGCCCGCACCCCACCGGACATCCTCATCACCACGCCCGAGTCACTGTTCCTGCTGCTCACGTCCGCGGCGCGCGACTCGCTGCGTGGCATCCAGACGGTGATCGTCGACGAGGTGCACGCGGTGGCCGGCAGCAAACGCGGCGCCCACCTCGCCCTCTCCCTCGAACGCCTCGACGAGCTGCTTCCCGCCCCGGCCCAGCGCATCGGCCTCTCGGCCACCGTCCGACCGATCGACGCCTGCGCGCAGTTCCTCGGCGGCGCCCGCCCGGTCGACGTGGTCCAGCCGGCCACTCCGAAGACCATCGAAGTCAGCGTGCAGGTCCCGGTGGAGGACATGACCCGCCTGGACGAGCAGGAGCAGCCACCGGAGGACGACCTCGGCGGCCCCGGCCCCCGGCGGGCGTCGATCTGGCCGGCCGTGGAGGAGCGGGTCTTCACCCTCATCGGGCAGCACCGCTCGACGATCGTCTTCACCAACTCCCGGCGCAGTGCCGAGCGCCTCTGCGCCCGGCTCAACGAGCTGGCCGCCGAGGCGGTGGCCGCCTCCGCGTCGGACGAGGAGGCGATCGGCGTACCGGAGGGGTTGCCGGCGGGCGACGACCCGGCAGGCGACGGTGACCCGGCGTCCGGCGCGCAACGTTGGGGTGGCCCCGCCGGTCCGGTGCGCAACCGGCCGCCGGCCGAGGTGATGGCCCAGTCCGGCGCGGCCACCGGCGCGGCGCCCGTGATCGCCCGCGCCCACCACGGCAGCGTCTCCCGGGAGGAGCGCAAGCACATCGAGGAGGCACTCAAGTCCGGTCAGCTCCCGGCGGTGGTGGCCACCTCCAGCCTGGAGCTGGGCATCGACATGGGCGCCGTCGATCTGGTGGTGCAGATCGAGGCCCCACCGAGCGTGGCCGCCGGGCTGCAACGGGTCGGCCGGGCCGGGCACCAGGTGGGCGCCGTCTCCCGTGGGGTGGTCTTTCCCAAGCACCGCGGCGATCTGCTCTCCTGTGCGGTGGTCGCGGAACGGATGACCGACGGCGCGATCGAGGAGCTGCACTACCCGCGCAACCCACTGGACGTGCTGGCCCAGCAGATCGTCGCGATGGTGGCGCTGGAGCCGTGGGCGCTCGGCGACCTGGCCGTGCTGGTCCGCCGGGCCGCGCCCTTCGCCGAGCTGCCCGACTCGGCGCTGCACGCCGTGCTGGACATGCTCTCCGGCCGCTACCCGTCCACCGCCTTCGCCGAGCTGCGCCCCCGCCTGGTCTGGGACCGGGCCACCGACGTGCTCACCGGCCGGCCCGGCGCGCAGCGACTCGCGGTGACCAGCGGCGGCACCATCCCCGACCGGGGCCTGTTCGGGGTCTTCCTGGCCGGCGCCGAGCGGGCCGCCCGGGTCGGCGAGCTGGACGAGGAGATGGTCTACGAGTCCCGGGTCGGCGACGTCTTCCTGCTCGGCTCGTCCTCCTGGCGGATCGAGGAGATCACTCCGGACCGGGTGCTGGTCTCGCCCGCTCCGGGGCAGGCCGCGCGCATGCCGTTCTGGAAGGGCGACCAGTTGGGTCGTCCGGTGGAGCTGGGCCGGGCCATCGGCGCCCGGGTGCGCACCCTGCTGCGACAGACCGACGAGGCGGCACTGGCCGCGCTGCGCGACGGCGGGCTGGACGACTGGGCCGCCGGCAACCTGATGGCCTACCTGCGCGAGCAGCGGGAGGCCACCCGCTCGTTGCCCGACGACCGCACGGTGGTGGTCGAACGGTTCCGCGACGAGCTGGGTGACTGGCGGCTGGCCGTGCACAGCGTGCTCGGCGCCCGGGTCAACGGGCCGTGGGCCCTCGCGGTGGGCCGCCGGCTGGCCGAGCGGTACGGGGTGGACGCCCAGGTGATGCCCTCCGACGACGGCATCGTGGTGCGACTACCGGACACCGCCGACGAGCCCCCCGGCGCCGACGTGGTGGTCTTTGAGCCCGACGAGATAACCCAGCTCGTGGAGGAGTCGGTCGGCACCTCCGCCCTCTTCGCCGCCCGTTTCCGGGAGTGCGCCGCCCGGTCACTGCTGCTGCCGCGCCGCGACCCGCGCCGCCGTCAACCGCTCTGGCAGCAACGGCAACGCGCCGCGCAGCTGCTCGACGTCGCCCGCGAGTACGCGGACTTCCCGGTCACCCTGGAGGCCGCACGGGAGTGCCTTCAGGACGTCTTCGACCAGCCGGCGCTGGCCGGGCTGATGCGCGACCTGGCCACCCGCAAGGTGCGGCTGGTCGAGGTGGAGACCAGCGCCCCGTCCCCGTTCGCGCGGTCGCTGCTCTTCGGCTACGTCGGCGCGTTCCTCTACGAGGGCGACGCCCCGCTCGCCGAGCGCCGCGCCGCCGCGCTCGCCCTCGACTCCACGCTCCTCGGCGAGCTGCTCGGCCGCGTCGACCTGCGGGAGTTGCTCGACCCGGCGGTGCTCAGCGAGACCGACCGGCAGCTGCGGTGGCTGACCGAGCAGCGCCGCCCCCGCGACGCCGAGGACGTCGTCGAGCTGCTGCGTGTGCTCGGTGACCTGAGCGACGCCGAGTTGACCGAGCGCGGGGTGCCGGAGACGTGGCTCGGCGAGCTGGAGGCGACCCGCCGGGTGCTGCGGGTCCGGATCGCGGGCGAGCAGCGCTGGGTGGGCGTCGAGGACGCCGCCCGCCTGCGCGACGCCCTCGGCGTGGCGCTGCCGATGGGTGTGGCCGAGGCGTACCTCGCCCCGGTGGCCGACCCGCTCGGTGATCTGGTGGCCCGCTACGCCCGCACCCACGGGCCGTTCGCGGCTGCCAGCTGCGCGGCCCGATTCGGGCTCGGCGTGTTCGTCGTCGAGCAGGCGCTACGCCGGCTCGGCGCCACCGGGCGGGTGGTCTCCGGGGAGTTCACCCCGGACTCGGCCGGTGCCCAGTGGTGCGACGCCGAGGTGCTGCGGATGCTGCGCCGCCGCTCCCTCGCCGCGCTGCGCCGGGAGATCGAGCCGGTGCCGCCCCGGGCGCTGGCGACGTTCCTGCCCCGCTGGCAGCAGGTCGGCTCGTCCGCCCGAGGTGTGGAGGCGCTCGCCGCCACTGTGGAGCAGTTGCAGGGTGCGGCGGTGCCGGCGTCCGCCCTGGAGCGGTTGGTGCTGCCCGCCCGGGTCGCGGACTACTCCCCCGCCCAGCTCGACGAGCTGTGCGCGAGTGGGGAGGTGCTCTGGGCCGGGTCGGGCGCGATCTCCGGGGGCGACGGCTGGGTCACCCTGGCGTACGCGGACGCCGCGCCACTGCTGCTGCCACCGCCCGACGAGGCGTTGACCCGTACCCCGCTGCACGACGCGGTGCTCGACGCGCTCGGCGACGGGCAGGCGCTGTTCTTCCGCCCACTGGCCGACCGGGTCGGCTCGACCGACGACGCCGCACTGACCGGGGTGATCTGGGACCTGGTCTGGGCGGGGCACCTCAGCAACGACACCCTTGCCCCGCTGCGCGCGGTGCTCGGCGCCGGCGGGGCGCACCGCTCCCGGCCGTCCGCGCCCCGCACCCGTTACCGGCGGCCCGGTCGGGTGGCGCTGCCGACCCGGGGTGGCCCGCCGACCGTCGCCGGCCGCTGGTCACGTCTCCCGGAGCGGGATCTCGACCCGACCCGGCGGGCCGCCGCGCTCGCCGACCTGCTGCTGGAACGGCACGGGGTGGTCACTCGGGGGGCGGTGATGGCCGAGCAGGTGGTCGGCGGGTTCTCGGCGGTCTACCCGGTGCTGTCGGCGCTGGAGGAGCGTGGCGCGGCCCGCCGGGGTTACTTCGTCGAAGGGCTCGGCGCGGCGCAGTTCGCCGTACCCGGTGCGGTGGACCGGCTGCGCGCGCTCGCCGAGCCGAGCGACGGTTCCCGGGGGCGGGGCGCGGCGGCCACGGTGCTCGCCGCGACCGACCCGGCCAACCCGTACGGCGCGGCGCTGCCCTGGCCGGAACGGGTTGTCGACTCCGGCGACGGCGCCACCCCGGCGACCGGGCACCGGGCCGGCCGCAAGGCGGGCGCCTTGGTGGTGCAGGTCGGCGGTGACCTCGTTCTCTACGTCGAACGCGGCGGTCGGACGCTGCTGTCCTTCAGCGACGACACCGACACACTCGCCGCGGCCGGCAAGGCGCTCGCCGACGCCGTCCACTCCGGGGCGTTGGGTGCGATGTCGGTAGAGCGGGCCGACGGCGAGGCGGTGCACTCCTCGCCGCTGCGCGACGCGCTGACCACCGCCGGCTTCCGGGCCACCCCCCGCGGCCTGCGCCTGCGCGGCTGA
- a CDS encoding Na+/H+ antiporter subunit A translates to MLVLLILHLVAALAAPLLVRWWGPRACYPLALAPAAAFCWAVARTPAVAHGGAVVETYPWIRQLGLDIAFRLTTLSWLMTLLIGGVGALVLVYSARYFSAGSTGLARFAAVLVAFAGAMLVLVFADDLLLLYVGWELTTIFSYLLIGHSTERRSSRWAAAQALTVTTLGGLAMLVGFIMLGEHAGTYRWSEISAQSLPGGGYLVGAVLLILAGALSKSAVLPFSSWLPVAMAAPTPVSAYLHAAAMVKAGVYLVGLLAPVLATVGPWRPVVQVAGVATMLLGGWAALRQTDLKLLLAYGTVSQLGLLVAVTGSGTPDAALAGTAMLLAHALFKAALFLVVGIIDHSAGTRDLRELSGLRHWSRPLFVVAVLAAASMAGVPPLVGFVAKEAVFGAFTDQPVLLAGLVAGTVLTVAYSARFLWGAFADRPGVAPVPPGSIAASLLVPPAVLAGAGLLAGPAASVLDHLLRPYADLLGGVDAHLALWAGPTPALGLSVLALVGGGLLFAVRGPLAPVLTRLRSPVGGNQGYEWVIGRFDRLAIDVTGATQRGSLPQYLGIILVTLVLVPGTAMLSASPWRARIPLWDSPLQPVVVLVITVAAVLAVGARRRLTAMLLVGMTGYGTAMLFVLHGAPDLALTQFLVETSTIAVFVLVLRRLPERFSARPLRRTRWVRRAIGVGAGVVAAGLALTAVGARRAPDISAAFPDLAVAQGYGRNVVNVTLVDIRAWDTMGELAVLVVAATGVASLIFERSRTGPRPRRPESDQRVGARGRPVWLRGGPTLYEERRSIVLEVVIRLIFHTVVLFSLFLLFSGHNAPGGGFAGGLVAGLALVVRYLAGGRYELTEAAPIGAGAILGAGLALSVGTGVVALLIGGSVLESAKVDQALPLIGDAHLVTSLFFDIGVYLVVIGLVLDILRSLGAEVDRHIEATAPATGGLAVDKGDRA, encoded by the coding sequence GTGCTGGTACTGCTCATCCTCCACCTCGTGGCGGCTCTCGCCGCGCCCCTGCTCGTCCGCTGGTGGGGTCCGCGCGCGTGCTACCCGCTGGCGCTCGCGCCGGCCGCCGCGTTCTGCTGGGCGGTGGCCCGTACCCCGGCCGTCGCGCACGGCGGTGCGGTGGTCGAGACGTACCCGTGGATCCGGCAGTTGGGCCTCGACATCGCGTTCCGGCTCACCACGCTCTCCTGGCTGATGACGCTGCTGATCGGCGGCGTCGGCGCGCTCGTGCTGGTCTACAGCGCCCGCTACTTCAGCGCCGGCTCCACCGGGCTGGCGCGGTTCGCCGCGGTCCTGGTCGCGTTCGCGGGCGCGATGCTCGTCCTGGTCTTCGCCGACGACCTGCTGCTGCTCTACGTCGGCTGGGAGCTGACCACGATCTTCTCGTACCTGCTGATCGGCCACAGCACCGAACGGCGGTCCAGTCGCTGGGCGGCGGCGCAGGCGTTGACAGTCACCACGCTGGGCGGCCTCGCCATGCTGGTCGGCTTCATCATGCTGGGCGAGCACGCCGGCACCTACCGCTGGTCGGAGATCAGCGCACAGTCGCTGCCCGGCGGCGGGTACCTGGTGGGCGCCGTGCTGCTGATCCTGGCCGGCGCGCTGTCCAAGTCGGCGGTGCTGCCGTTCAGTTCGTGGCTGCCGGTCGCGATGGCGGCTCCCACGCCGGTCAGCGCCTACCTGCACGCCGCCGCCATGGTCAAGGCCGGCGTCTACCTGGTCGGGCTGCTCGCGCCGGTGCTCGCCACTGTCGGCCCGTGGCGGCCGGTGGTGCAGGTCGCCGGTGTGGCGACGATGCTGCTCGGCGGTTGGGCCGCGCTGCGCCAGACCGACCTCAAGCTGCTGCTGGCGTACGGGACGGTCAGTCAGCTCGGCCTGCTGGTCGCGGTGACCGGGTCGGGCACCCCGGACGCCGCGCTGGCCGGTACCGCGATGCTGCTGGCGCACGCCCTGTTCAAGGCGGCGCTGTTCCTGGTCGTCGGCATCATCGATCACAGTGCCGGCACCCGTGACCTGCGCGAGCTGTCCGGGCTGCGGCACTGGTCCCGGCCGCTGTTCGTGGTCGCCGTACTGGCCGCGGCGTCGATGGCCGGGGTGCCGCCGCTGGTCGGCTTCGTGGCCAAGGAGGCGGTGTTCGGGGCGTTCACCGACCAACCGGTGCTCCTCGCCGGCCTCGTCGCCGGGACGGTGCTCACCGTGGCGTACAGCGCCCGCTTCCTCTGGGGCGCGTTCGCTGACCGGCCGGGCGTGGCACCGGTCCCGCCGGGGTCGATCGCCGCGTCGCTGCTGGTGCCGCCCGCGGTCCTCGCCGGTGCCGGTCTGCTCGCCGGCCCGGCCGCGAGCGTGCTGGACCACCTGCTGCGCCCGTACGCCGATCTGCTCGGCGGGGTCGACGCGCACCTGGCGCTCTGGGCCGGACCGACCCCGGCGCTCGGCCTGTCCGTGCTGGCGCTCGTCGGCGGTGGCCTGCTCTTCGCCGTGCGCGGGCCGCTCGCCCCGGTGCTGACCCGGCTCCGGTCACCCGTGGGGGGCAACCAGGGCTACGAGTGGGTCATCGGCCGGTTCGACCGGCTCGCCATCGACGTCACCGGCGCGACCCAGCGCGGTTCCCTGCCGCAGTACCTGGGCATCATCCTGGTCACCCTGGTGCTGGTGCCCGGCACGGCGATGCTCTCCGCCAGCCCCTGGAGGGCGCGGATTCCGCTCTGGGACAGCCCGCTGCAACCGGTGGTCGTGCTGGTGATCACGGTGGCGGCGGTGCTGGCGGTGGGTGCCCGTCGCCGGCTGACCGCGATGCTGCTGGTGGGCATGACCGGCTACGGCACGGCGATGCTGTTCGTGCTGCACGGAGCGCCCGACCTGGCGCTCACCCAGTTCCTGGTGGAGACCTCGACGATCGCCGTCTTCGTGCTGGTGCTGCGTCGCCTGCCGGAGCGGTTCTCGGCCCGCCCGCTGCGCCGTACCCGGTGGGTCCGTCGGGCGATCGGGGTGGGCGCGGGGGTGGTGGCCGCCGGGCTGGCCCTCACCGCCGTCGGCGCCCGCCGGGCGCCGGACATCTCCGCAGCCTTCCCGGATCTGGCGGTGGCGCAAGGGTACGGCCGCAACGTGGTCAACGTGACCCTTGTCGACATCCGGGCCTGGGACACGATGGGCGAGCTGGCGGTGCTGGTGGTGGCCGCGACCGGGGTGGCCAGCCTGATCTTCGAGCGTTCCCGCACCGGGCCGCGACCGCGTCGGCCCGAGTCGGACCAACGGGTGGGTGCACGCGGCCGGCCGGTGTGGCTGCGCGGTGGCCCGACCCTCTACGAGGAGCGCCGTTCGATCGTGTTGGAGGTGGTCATCCGACTGATCTTCCACACCGTGGTGCTGTTCTCCCTGTTCCTGCTCTTCTCCGGGCACAACGCGCCGGGCGGCGGGTTCGCCGGTGGGCTGGTGGCCGGTCTCGCCCTGGTGGTCCGCTATCTGGCCGGCGGGCGGTACGAGCTGACCGAGGCGGCCCCGATCGGCGCCGGCGCGATTCTCGGCGCCGGGCTGGCCCTGTCGGTGGGCACCGGCGTGGTGGCGCTGCTGATCGGCGGGTCGGTCCTCGAGAGCGCGAAGGTCGACCAGGCCCTGCCACTGATCGGCGACGCCCACCTGGTCACGTCGCTCTTCTTCGACATCGGCGTGTACCTGGTCGTGATCGGGTTGGTGCTGGACATCCTGCGCAGCCTCGGTGCCGAGGTGGACCGGCACATCGAGGCCACCGCACCGGCCACCGGCGGGTTGGCCGTCGACAAGGGGGACCGGGCATGA
- a CDS encoding Na(+)/H(+) antiporter subunit C: MTRSGAGPTLVLVLAVAVLVGCGVILLLERSLTRILLGVVMLGNGVNLLILLGGRAGGAPVVGTGPVERMSDPLPQAMVLTSIVITFGFTAFLLAVAYRSWYLSGDDEVPDDLEDRQIIGRAERNEVGAVDRGGEGPNGDPEQVDPEPARRRLRRGGDS; the protein is encoded by the coding sequence ATGACGCGGAGCGGTGCGGGGCCGACGTTGGTGCTGGTGCTGGCCGTCGCGGTGCTGGTCGGGTGCGGGGTGATCCTGCTGTTGGAGCGCAGCCTGACCCGGATCCTGCTCGGGGTGGTCATGCTCGGCAACGGGGTGAACCTGTTGATCCTGTTGGGCGGGCGTGCGGGTGGGGCGCCGGTCGTCGGCACCGGGCCGGTGGAACGGATGAGTGACCCGCTGCCGCAGGCGATGGTGTTGACCTCGATCGTGATCACCTTCGGGTTCACCGCGTTCCTGCTCGCGGTGGCGTACCGCAGCTGGTATCTCTCCGGCGACGACGAGGTCCCCGACGACCTGGAGGACCGGCAGATCATCGGCCGGGCCGAGCGTAACGAGGTGGGCGCCGTCGATCGCGGTGGCGAGGGCCCGAACGGTGACCCGGAACAGGTCGATCCCGAGCCGGCCCGCCGACGGCTACGTCGCGGGGGTGACTCGTGA